The following are from one region of the [Synechococcus] sp. NIES-970 genome:
- a CDS encoding integral membrane protein, DedA family → MNLRRLKKKFQQSWRKNFTGLTLGAFGFSICLEIAAFSAFFTGVAAAISPDLMITKGFLNSGFNPQIWLLNALEWIDSLGFLGAIAFMMLYIIATVAFLPGSVLTLGAGVVFGVALGSIYVFIGATLGAIAAFLVGRYFAREWVSQAIAENQKFKAIDEAVGREGLKIVLLTRLSPIFPFNLLNYAYGVTGVSLKDYIVGSVGMLPGTLMYVYIGSLAGNLATLGAEDQTVNPIAQWSIRILGFIATVTVTIYITKVAKQALNEAVIK, encoded by the coding sequence ATGAACTTAAGGCGACTCAAAAAAAAGTTTCAACAATCCTGGCGGAAAAATTTTACAGGCCTAACCCTCGGTGCTTTTGGTTTTAGCATTTGTTTAGAAATTGCTGCTTTTTCAGCATTTTTTACTGGAGTGGCAGCCGCGATTAGTCCTGATTTAATGATTACTAAAGGATTTTTAAATTCTGGTTTCAATCCCCAAATTTGGCTATTAAATGCTTTGGAATGGATTGATAGTCTCGGTTTCCTAGGGGCGATCGCCTTTATGATGTTGTACATCATTGCGACAGTCGCTTTTTTGCCGGGGTCAGTCCTCACCTTGGGGGCTGGAGTTGTGTTTGGGGTTGCTCTAGGATCGATTTATGTTTTTATTGGAGCAACCCTAGGGGCGATCGCCGCTTTCTTGGTCGGTCGTTATTTTGCCAGGGAATGGGTCAGTCAAGCGATCGCCGAGAACCAAAAATTCAAAGCCATTGATGAAGCTGTGGGTCGAGAAGGTCTGAAAATTGTGTTGTTAACTCGCTTATCACCAATTTTTCCTTTTAACCTATTGAACTACGCCTATGGCGTTACTGGTGTTTCCCTAAAAGATTACATTGTTGGTTCCGTAGGAATGCTTCCGGGCACTCTTATGTATGTTTACATTGGCTCCCTAGCAGGGAACCTAGCAACCCTAGGTGCAGAAGATCAAACCGTTAATCCTATTGCCCAGTGGTCGATTCGTATCCTCGGATTTATTGCGACAGTAACTGTGACAATATATATCACAAAAGTTGCTAAGCAAGCACTTAATGAAGCGGTGATCAAATAA
- a CDS encoding hypothetical protein (conserved hypothetical membrane protein), protein MEQTKRISLSLLFLRLSIFLVMLVWALDKIVNPDHARAVFENFYFVAGLNNSILLLIGLGQLLVILSFVIGFQKRWSYFLVLLLHSSSTVISFKQYLDPFNNLLFFAAFPMLAACFTLFLLRDYDTLWTVD, encoded by the coding sequence ATGGAACAAACTAAACGCATTTCCCTTTCACTTTTGTTTTTAAGACTAAGCATTTTTCTTGTCATGCTAGTCTGGGCCTTGGACAAAATTGTTAATCCAGACCATGCCCGAGCTGTTTTTGAGAACTTTTATTTTGTTGCAGGCTTAAATAATAGCATCTTACTCTTAATTGGCCTTGGACAATTGCTTGTTATTTTAAGCTTTGTAATTGGTTTTCAAAAACGCTGGAGCTATTTTTTGGTGTTATTACTCCATAGTAGTTCGACTGTTATTTCCTTTAAACAGTATCTAGATCCATTTAATAATCTTCTTTTCTTTGCTGCTTTTCCCATGTTAGCGGCTTGTTTTACTTTGTTTCTCCTGCGAGACTATGACACTCTTTGGACAGTCGACTAA
- a CDS encoding hypothetical protein (conserved hypothetical protein), translated as MTECNWFVDHGGTQELWPTVTHFPRTTPRPYRLYRLLTDLEDLLSHTSDDQQRLEAIYPLVRCFLADSAWLQYFPIAPNPDTGWAVEILYDEPDFPLTVQLVAWHPQQVSPIHNHGCWGLVALLRGQEENRFWGRSPADPNQLVTAGRQVLDAGDLIGFMPDTIHQVEALGNEPTVSFNIYGETDYDQRFEFDLTNGTATNF; from the coding sequence ATGACTGAGTGTAACTGGTTTGTTGATCATGGGGGTACACAGGAGCTATGGCCAACGGTTACACACTTCCCACGGACAACACCACGACCTTATCGACTCTATCGTTTGCTGACGGATTTAGAAGATTTATTAAGCCATACATCAGATGATCAGCAACGATTAGAGGCGATATATCCCCTGGTGCGTTGTTTTTTAGCAGATTCAGCTTGGCTGCAATATTTTCCGATTGCACCAAATCCTGATACGGGCTGGGCGGTAGAAATTTTGTATGATGAACCAGATTTTCCTTTAACGGTGCAATTGGTGGCTTGGCATCCTCAACAGGTTTCGCCGATTCATAACCATGGGTGTTGGGGCTTGGTTGCTTTATTACGAGGGCAGGAAGAAAATCGATTTTGGGGGCGATCGCCTGCTGACCCGAATCAACTGGTGACTGCCGGTAGACAGGTTTTGGATGCCGGAGATTTAATTGGTTTTATGCCAGATACAATACATCAGGTTGAAGCACTGGGAAATGAGCCAACGGTCAGTTTTAACATCTACGGGGAAACGGACTACGATCAGCGTTTTGAGTTTGATTTAACCAATGGTACAGCCACCAATTTCTAG
- a CDS encoding two-component sensor histidine kinase, which produces MGFFTLKRAIAQQCKRFQFSTSSLQFRLTFELVALSVCGLGIVAIWAGWQMEQNLVAAHKQTLDYIASRFPEQLELYSEMETVETGLVRTLQRVTTAEVMAWVKNPDGRLLTQSAETAKFVAQVPEMMAFDLKTMAPQIVHVGDRQIILCVSPLEVDGETVGQLYLSQDITADLEKLYISLWRLRLVSVGTIILLIGAIIHRIQKVTKPLAQMSTVAQAISADDLQGARLELHQAPDEILGLAQVFNEMLSRLSSAWENQRQFVGNVSHELRTPLAIVEGYLQSLLRRSNDLNEYQQQAIAIAATETAHTIRMLQDLLDLARADGGHLHFRHQPIMLNTFLEEIIIMAEQVSQRCIQLITPPEDVIIYADQDRLQQVMLNLIDNAIKYSEADQIVEIDLDIAPPAAQINIIDYGIGIPLSHQGRIFERFYRVDETMTRSRDGTGLGLAIAKSLVEGMGGKISLRSQPQKGSCFTISFPLWQGKPRAQ; this is translated from the coding sequence ATGGGGTTTTTTACACTCAAGCGGGCGATCGCCCAACAATGTAAACGTTTTCAATTTTCGACCAGTTCTCTACAATTTCGTCTCACCTTTGAGCTAGTTGCCCTGTCCGTTTGTGGCCTTGGGATTGTGGCGATTTGGGCTGGTTGGCAGATGGAACAAAATCTTGTGGCAGCCCATAAACAAACCTTAGATTACATCGCCTCACGTTTCCCAGAGCAACTGGAACTTTATAGCGAAATGGAAACGGTGGAGACTGGTTTGGTGCGTACCCTCCAGCGGGTTACCACTGCAGAGGTTATGGCTTGGGTAAAAAATCCTGATGGTCGATTGTTAACTCAATCGGCAGAAACAGCTAAATTTGTTGCTCAGGTTCCAGAAATGATGGCTTTTGACCTCAAGACGATGGCACCTCAAATCGTCCATGTTGGCGATCGCCAAATTATTCTTTGTGTCAGTCCCCTTGAAGTAGATGGAGAAACTGTAGGACAACTGTACCTTTCCCAAGATATCACCGCTGACCTTGAAAAACTCTACATCAGTCTTTGGCGTCTGCGTTTAGTCAGTGTAGGAACTATTATTTTGTTGATTGGGGCAATTATCCACCGTATTCAAAAAGTAACCAAGCCCCTCGCCCAAATGAGTACTGTGGCCCAGGCTATCTCTGCTGACGATCTCCAGGGTGCTCGCTTAGAGCTACATCAAGCACCCGACGAAATCCTCGGTCTTGCCCAGGTTTTCAATGAGATGTTGTCTCGCCTTTCGAGTGCTTGGGAAAATCAACGACAATTTGTCGGTAATGTCTCCCATGAATTAAGAACGCCTCTAGCGATTGTTGAAGGTTATCTCCAAAGTCTTCTCCGTCGCAGTAATGATTTAAATGAATATCAACAACAGGCGATCGCCATCGCTGCCACTGAAACGGCCCATACCATTCGTATGCTCCAAGACCTTCTTGATCTAGCCCGGGCCGATGGGGGGCACCTCCATTTTCGACACCAGCCCATTATGCTTAATACTTTCCTAGAAGAAATCATCATCATGGCAGAACAGGTCAGCCAGCGGTGCATCCAGCTTATAACCCCCCCGGAAGATGTGATTATTTACGCAGATCAAGACCGCCTTCAACAGGTAATGTTAAATCTGATTGATAACGCCATTAAGTATTCCGAGGCAGATCAAATTGTAGAGATTGATCTCGACATTGCTCCTCCAGCAGCGCAGATCAATATTATTGATTACGGGATTGGGATTCCTCTCAGCCACCAAGGACGAATTTTTGAAAGGTTTTATCGGGTGGATGAGACAATGACCCGCTCCCGTGATGGGACAGGGTTGGGATTGGCGATCGCCAAAAGTTTAGTTGAAGGCATGGGCGGTAAAATCAGTCTGCGTTCCCAACCTCAAAAAGGAAGCTGCTTCACCATTTCCTTTCCCCTCTGGCAAGGTAAACCTAGAGCTCAGTAA
- a CDS encoding two-component response regulator, with the protein MPHQILIAEDDRKLAALISSELILEGYNVTIAHNGIDALNFVRENNYDLLIFDWLMPGLSGIDLCLRLRSSSIELPIILLTAKDEISDRVSGLNAGADDYVTKPFSIEELLARVNAHLRRARREIVDQLEFEDLTLNGITREVYRAQHLIQLTAKEFDLLELLMRHPRQVLTREQILEKVWGYDFIGESNVIEVYIRALRLKLESHNIKRIIHTVRSIGYVLKSD; encoded by the coding sequence ATGCCCCATCAAATTCTTATTGCTGAAGATGACAGAAAACTAGCCGCTCTCATTTCCTCTGAATTAATCCTAGAAGGTTATAACGTCACCATCGCCCACAATGGCATTGATGCCCTAAATTTTGTTCGAGAAAATAATTATGACTTACTTATTTTTGATTGGTTAATGCCAGGATTATCGGGCATCGATCTTTGCCTTAGGCTTCGTTCTAGTAGCATAGAACTTCCAATTATTCTTCTGACTGCTAAAGACGAAATTTCTGACCGCGTTTCTGGGTTGAATGCTGGTGCTGATGATTATGTGACAAAGCCTTTTAGTATCGAAGAATTATTAGCTCGTGTCAATGCCCACCTACGCCGTGCCCGTCGCGAGATAGTCGATCAATTAGAATTTGAAGACCTGACCCTAAACGGCATTACCCGTGAAGTATATCGTGCTCAGCACTTGATTCAACTGACCGCTAAAGAATTTGATTTACTAGAACTACTTATGCGCCATCCCAGACAAGTTTTAACGAGAGAACAAATTCTTGAAAAGGTTTGGGGTTATGATTTTATCGGAGAGTCAAATGTCATTGAAGTGTATATACGAGCTCTTAGACTTAAATTAGAATCACATAATATCAAAAGAATTATTCATACTGTCCGGAGTATTGGTTATGTCTTGAAATCCGATTAA
- a CDS encoding transcriptional regulator, MarR family, with the protein MDTQVSASSLCGASLMTVIPVVTRFLRAELRAHGQPHFSLSQLRVLYFLNRQPQASLSEVADYLDVTRPTMSAMVERLVQRNLVQRQQDPQERRRIILSLTSHGSAELERVYGATLTSVTQRLEALSADQATQVMQGLAILEDVFAGG; encoded by the coding sequence ATGGATACTCAAGTCTCTGCTTCATCCCTTTGTGGCGCTAGCCTGATGACCGTCATTCCAGTGGTCACCCGCTTTTTACGGGCCGAACTCCGCGCCCATGGTCAACCCCACTTTTCCCTATCGCAGCTCCGCGTGCTGTACTTTCTCAATCGGCAACCCCAAGCCTCCCTATCGGAAGTAGCTGACTATCTAGATGTGACCCGTCCGACGATGTCGGCCATGGTGGAGCGGCTTGTCCAACGCAATCTGGTCCAACGTCAGCAAGATCCCCAGGAACGGCGGCGAATCATTCTGAGTTTGACTAGCCATGGCAGCGCTGAATTAGAGCGCGTATATGGGGCCACGCTCACCAGCGTCACCCAGCGCCTGGAGGCATTATCGGCAGACCAGGCAACCCAGGTGATGCAAGGACTTGCCATTTTAGAAGATGTTTTTGCCGGAGGGTAG
- a CDS encoding ABC transporter, ATP-binding protein, translating into MSVITTQNLTKCFGPRAAVNALSLSVEPGEVFGLLGPNGAGKSTLIKMLTTLLPSSSGQATVAGYNIQHQPMEVQRRIGYVPQALSVDGTLTGYENMLVLAKLYGVRRRQRLERIRTALHYVGLDTVAHRLVNTYSGGMIRRLEIAQATLHQPPVLFLDEPTVGLDPVARKAMWDLILQLRQDHNTTIFLTTHFMDEADVLCDRLAILYQGQQVAIGTPATLKAGIPQTDATLDDVFIHYTGDYLTTQEDGGYHDTSTTRRTAQRLG; encoded by the coding sequence ATGTCTGTCATCACTACCCAAAATTTAACCAAATGCTTTGGCCCCAGAGCCGCTGTGAATGCTCTGAGTTTGTCCGTTGAACCAGGGGAAGTCTTTGGCCTCCTCGGGCCCAATGGTGCTGGCAAAAGCACCCTGATTAAAATGCTGACAACGCTGTTGCCCTCCAGTTCAGGACAGGCGACAGTCGCCGGCTACAACATCCAACATCAGCCGATGGAAGTACAACGGCGGATTGGCTATGTGCCCCAGGCCCTCTCGGTAGATGGCACCCTGACCGGCTATGAAAATATGCTGGTCTTAGCCAAACTTTATGGGGTACGCCGTCGCCAGCGCCTAGAGCGAATCCGGACGGCACTGCATTATGTGGGCTTAGATACCGTGGCTCACCGCTTGGTGAATACCTATTCAGGCGGGATGATTCGTCGCCTCGAAATTGCCCAGGCGACTCTGCATCAGCCGCCAGTGTTGTTTTTAGATGAACCCACTGTGGGGCTTGATCCGGTGGCGCGCAAAGCGATGTGGGATTTGATTTTGCAACTCCGGCAGGATCACAACACCACTATATTTTTGACGACTCATTTTATGGATGAGGCGGATGTATTGTGCGATCGCCTCGCCATTCTCTATCAGGGACAACAGGTGGCGATCGGCACCCCTGCCACCCTAAAAGCAGGCATTCCCCAGACAGATGCCACCCTCGATGACGTATTCATCCACTACACCGGAGACTATCTCACCACCCAAGAAGACGGAGGCTATCATGACACTTCAACCACACGACGGACTGCACAACGGCTGGGCTAA
- a CDS encoding ABC transporter, permease protein → MTLQPHDGLHNGWAKPTPIQFAATEFFHKTLVTAELEIRKLRHDPVQLFTRAVQPVLWLTIFGQVFTQVRGIPTGNLTYIDFMTPGILAQSVLFMSIFTGLLVIWEKDLGILHKLMVSPTPRSALVLGKAIGAGVRCLSQLVIVYGVAIFLGVNLDWNPMAILGVAIAVMLGAILFSALSLSVACWAQTHERVMGVGQLMMMPLFFASNAIYPISIMPPWLQILSRLNPLTYLVDALRNLMLVGSVESYGLLTDFAVLIGGATVLVTLCGRLYPRLVR, encoded by the coding sequence ATGACACTTCAACCACACGACGGACTGCACAACGGCTGGGCTAAACCCACTCCTATTCAGTTTGCCGCAACCGAATTTTTTCACAAAACCCTGGTCACTGCTGAACTGGAGATCCGCAAGCTCCGCCATGACCCGGTACAACTCTTTACCCGAGCGGTTCAGCCAGTCTTGTGGCTGACCATTTTTGGGCAGGTGTTCACCCAGGTGCGGGGCATTCCCACGGGCAATCTGACTTATATAGACTTTATGACCCCAGGGATTTTGGCCCAGAGTGTCTTGTTCATGTCAATTTTTACCGGGCTACTTGTCATCTGGGAGAAAGACTTAGGTATCTTGCACAAACTAATGGTGAGTCCAACTCCCCGCTCAGCTCTGGTGCTAGGCAAAGCCATTGGAGCCGGGGTGCGATGCCTATCACAGCTTGTTATCGTCTATGGAGTGGCCATTTTTTTGGGGGTTAACCTGGACTGGAATCCCATGGCCATCCTGGGCGTGGCGATCGCCGTGATGCTGGGGGCAATTCTCTTTTCGGCACTGTCCCTATCGGTGGCTTGTTGGGCGCAAACCCACGAACGGGTTATGGGTGTCGGCCAGTTGATGATGATGCCCCTGTTCTTTGCTAGTAACGCCATTTATCCGATTTCTATCATGCCGCCATGGTTGCAAATCCTCTCGCGGCTGAATCCACTCACCTACCTTGTCGATGCCCTACGCAATCTGATGCTGGTCGGCTCTGTAGAAAGCTATGGTTTACTCACAGACTTCGCTGTCCTCATTGGTGGCGCAACCGTTTTAGTGACCCTTTGCGGCAGGCTATATCCCCGTCTGGTACGCTAA
- a CDS encoding hypothetical protein (conserved hypothetical protein with saccharopine dehydrogenase/reductase domain): MSTTFELVLVGATGFVGQIVCRYLLEHRAVEDFRWAIAGRSADKLMALKNSLGSAAQDLELLVVDITDAAQAQALCEKTKVIMTTAGPYALYGEMLVKTCAMTGTDYCDLTGEVQWIRRMLDRYEAIAQDSGARIVHCCGFDSIPSDLGVFYLQQQAQKQFGEYCTTVKMRLKDIRGGISGGTLASGINLLQEAIADPALKAALENPYILCDGAEAQRNHPATLMPVQIDHSFGEWLTPFVMAGINVPIVLRSNALQGWQYGQDFRYSEAILTGTNVSGWLKAYGLKFALDVFVGTAAIAPNLLKKFIPAPGEGPSETEQEQGFYDLRFWGETASGKTMVIQVTGDRDPGYGSTAKLLAQAGLCLAKDITDQKGGFWTPASLRQEHLIQRLSQFAGLTFQPL, encoded by the coding sequence ATGTCTACTACCTTTGAGCTTGTTCTGGTTGGCGCTACGGGATTTGTGGGGCAGATTGTTTGCCGCTATCTCCTTGAACATCGTGCAGTCGAGGATTTTCGTTGGGCGATCGCCGGGCGTTCTGCCGATAAACTCATGGCGCTCAAAAATTCCCTGGGGTCAGCGGCCCAGGATCTAGAGCTGTTGGTGGTAGACATCACTGATGCCGCCCAGGCCCAGGCCTTATGTGAAAAAACCAAGGTAATTATGACCACAGCGGGCCCCTATGCCCTCTATGGGGAAATGCTCGTCAAAACCTGTGCAATGACCGGCACCGATTACTGTGATTTGACGGGAGAAGTGCAATGGATACGGCGGATGTTAGATCGGTATGAGGCGATCGCCCAAGATTCTGGGGCCAGGATTGTGCATTGTTGTGGTTTTGATTCAATTCCCTCAGATTTAGGGGTTTTCTACCTCCAGCAGCAAGCCCAGAAACAGTTTGGAGAATATTGCACTACCGTCAAAATGAGGCTCAAAGATATCCGGGGGGGAATATCTGGAGGAACACTAGCCAGTGGCATCAATCTCCTCCAGGAGGCGATCGCCGATCCAGCCCTCAAGGCTGCTTTGGAGAATCCCTATATTTTGTGCGATGGGGCGGAGGCACAACGGAATCATCCAGCCACTCTAATGCCGGTCCAGATAGATCATAGTTTTGGGGAATGGCTCACCCCCTTTGTGATGGCGGGCATTAATGTCCCCATTGTCCTGCGCTCCAATGCTTTACAGGGCTGGCAATACGGCCAGGATTTCCGATATAGCGAAGCAATTCTCACAGGCACCAATGTCTCTGGTTGGCTTAAGGCTTACGGCTTAAAATTTGCCCTCGATGTTTTTGTTGGCACGGCGGCGATCGCCCCTAATTTACTGAAAAAATTTATCCCTGCTCCTGGTGAAGGCCCGAGTGAAACCGAGCAAGAGCAGGGTTTTTATGATTTACGCTTTTGGGGCGAAACCGCTTCCGGCAAAACAATGGTTATTCAAGTAACAGGCGATCGCGACCCAGGCTATGGTTCTACCGCCAAACTGTTGGCCCAGGCTGGGCTCTGTTTAGCAAAAGATATTACAGACCAAAAAGGAGGATTTTGGACACCCGCATCCCTCCGCCAAGAACACCTTATTCAGCGCCTAAGTCAATTTGCAGGACTGACATTTCAGCCTCTGTAG